The following proteins come from a genomic window of Ochotona princeps isolate mOchPri1 chromosome 14, mOchPri1.hap1, whole genome shotgun sequence:
- the FANCG gene encoding Fanconi anemia group G protein isoform X3: MAAPASPCGSPASDAESPSTGLDSSEPRTNCLDLWKEKNNRLVRQVKVAQGSGPSLRRLRLAQDTVEGFRELLHSLQGLPATVLVLRLELTVICNFLILKVSLAKSFSQDQAQDIQQGLERVLETQEQPGLRLERELLELWYAVLHTSSLVPELLPALHRLLGLQAALWLSTDRLGDLTLLLQTLNGSQDQRNLGTPGLTTGNSLPRSEGPQSGSHEELLLLLKSWTPPVEESNGPLILQDARSLRDAVLTAFAYSQGLQELTSGSLPRALSSLHEAASGLCSRALLVQVYTAVGTCLRKMGHPQSALLYLITALKEGSALGPPLLEASRLYRQLGDTAAELESLELLVEALSVVHTSEALPFLIEAELLLPPPDPASPLYCGTQGQAKHLLASRCLQTGRVDDAAEHYLDLLALLLDGLELRMPRLSENVRKGTKGQPYCPLWVSATYLLEGQAWAKLEASKEAISDFSRCLELLFWAVPEGKGQGTASSCEQGCMSDVTLQQLRMAALISRGLEWIASGQDAKALQDFLLGVQMCPGHPDASFHLLRTLWRMDRRDEATAFWRQLEAQPELPQEDASQSLPLYLEICLSWIRPPDRKTFLEKFQMSSLESCDL; this comes from the exons ATGGCCGCGCCTGCCTCTCCTTGCGGGAGTCCAGCCTCGGACGCCGAGTCTCCGTCGACCGGTCTGGACTCCTCAGAGCCGCGCACCAACTGTCTGGATCTATGGAAGGAAAAGAACAACCGACTGGTTCGGCAGGTCAAG GTGGCTCAGGGCTCTGGGCCGTCTCTGAGGCGGCTGCGGTTGGCTCAGGACACAGTGGAAGGATTCCGAGAGCTCCTCCACAGCCTGCAAG GACTCCCAGCGACTGTCCTTGTTCTCCGCCTGGAGCTGACTGTCATCTGCAATTTCCTCATCCTGAAGGTGAGCCTGGCCAAGAGTTTCTCCCAAGACCAGGCCCAGGATATCCAGCAGGGCCTAGAGAGAG TGCTGGAGACAcaggagcagcctgggctcaGGTTGGAGAGGGAACTCCTGGAACTGTGGTACGCTGTCCTCCACACTTCTTCCCTCGTTCCGGAGCTGCTCCCTGCTCTGCACCGACTGCTGGGCCTGCAGGCTGCACTCTGGCTGAGCACAGACCGCCTTGGGGATCTAACCCTGCTGCTCCAGACCCTGAATGGCAGCCAG GATCAGAGGAACCTTGGAACTCCAGGTCTGACCACAGGAAACTCCCTTCCCAGGAGTGAGGGACCCCAGAGTGGGTCCCATGAGGAACTACTGCTACTTCTAAAATCTTGGACCCCCCCGGTTGAGGAATCCAACGGCCCACTGATCCTGCAGGATGCCCGGAGCTTAAGGGATGCCGTGCTGACAGCGTTTGCCTACAGCCAAG GACTTCAGGAGCTGACTTCAGGGAGCTTGCCCCGGGCGCTGAGCAGCCTGCACGAAGCTGCTTCTGGTCTGTGTTCCCGGGCTCTCTTGGTCCAGGTGTACACGGCAGTGGGGACCTGTCTCCGAAAGATG GGACACCCTCAGAGCGCGCTGCTCTACTTGATCACAGCTTTGAAAGAGGGCTCGGCCTTGGGTCCTCCGCTCCTGGAGGCCTCCAGGTTGTATCGGCAGCtaggagacacagcagcagagctcgagagcctggaactcctggtAGAG GCCTTGAGTGTTGTACATACTTCTGAAGCCCTTCCGTTTCTCATTGAGGCAGAGTTACTACTTCCACCACCTGACCCAGCCTCGCCCCTTTACTGTGGCACGCAGGGGCAAGCCAAGCACCTGCTAGCAAGCCGATGCCTGCAGACTGGGAG GGTAGACGATGCAGCAGAACACTACTTGGACTTGCTGGCCTTGTTGCTGGATGGCTTGGAGTTGAGG ATGCCTCGGCTGTCTGAAAATGTCAGAAAAGGAACCAAGGGACAGCCATACTGTCCactctgggtctctgccacctacctGCTTGAGGGCCAAGCTTGGGCAAAACTGGAGGCCTCAAAAGAAGCAATTAGTGACTTTAGCCG GTGCCTTGAGCTGCTCTTCTGGGCTGTGCCTGAGGGTAAAGGACAAG GGACAGCTTCCAGCTGTGAGCAGGGGTGTATGTCAGATGTGACACTACAGCAGCTTCGGATGGCTGCCCTGATCAGTCGGGGATTGGAATGGATAGCCAGTGGCCAGGATGCCAAAGCCCTACAGGACTTTCTCCTCGGTGTACAGATGTGCCCAG GTCATCCAGACGCTTCCTTTCACTTGCTTCGGACGCTGTGGAGGATGGACCGGAGGGATGAAGCCACTGCCTTCTGGCGGCAGCTGGAGGCCCAGCCAGAGTTGCCCCAGGAAGATGCGAGCCA gtctctcccactgtACCTAGAAATCTGTTTGAGCTGGATCCGTCCCCCTGACCGGAAAACCTTCCTGGAAAAGTTTCAGATGTCGTCTCTGGAATCTTGTGACCTGTAG
- the FANCG gene encoding Fanconi anemia group G protein isoform X2 has product MAAPASPCGSPASDAESPSTGLDSSEPRTNCLDLWKEKNNRLVRQVKVAQGSGPSLRRLRLAQDTVEGFRELLHSLQGLPATVLVLRLELTVICNFLILKVSLAKSFSQDQAQDIQQGLERVLETQEQPGLRLERELLELWYAVLHTSSLVPELLPALHRLLGLQAALWLSTDRLGDLTLLLQTLNGSQDQRNLGTPGLTTGNSLPRSEGPQSGSHEELLLLLKSWTPPVEESNGPLILQDARSLRDAVLTAFAYSQGLQELTSGSLPRALSSLHEAASGLCSRALLVQVYTAVGTCLRKMGHPQSALLYLITALKEGSALGPPLLEASRLYRQLGDTAAELESLELLVEALSVVHTSEALPFLIEAELLLPPPDPASPLYCGTQGQAKHLLASRCLQTGRVDDAAEHYLDLLALLLDGLELRFSPPPCPPGPCVPELFLEAAAALIQAGRAQDALTVCEELLRRTSSLRPKMPRLSENVRKGTKGQPYCPLWVSATYLLEGQAWAKLEASKEAISDFSRCLELLFWAVPEGKGQASSCEQGCMSDVTLQQLRMAALISRGLEWIASGQDAKALQDFLLGVQMCPGHPDASFHLLRTLWRMDRRDEATAFWRQLEAQPELPQEDASQSLPLYLEICLSWIRPPDRKTFLEKFQMSSLESCDL; this is encoded by the exons ATGGCCGCGCCTGCCTCTCCTTGCGGGAGTCCAGCCTCGGACGCCGAGTCTCCGTCGACCGGTCTGGACTCCTCAGAGCCGCGCACCAACTGTCTGGATCTATGGAAGGAAAAGAACAACCGACTGGTTCGGCAGGTCAAG GTGGCTCAGGGCTCTGGGCCGTCTCTGAGGCGGCTGCGGTTGGCTCAGGACACAGTGGAAGGATTCCGAGAGCTCCTCCACAGCCTGCAAG GACTCCCAGCGACTGTCCTTGTTCTCCGCCTGGAGCTGACTGTCATCTGCAATTTCCTCATCCTGAAGGTGAGCCTGGCCAAGAGTTTCTCCCAAGACCAGGCCCAGGATATCCAGCAGGGCCTAGAGAGAG TGCTGGAGACAcaggagcagcctgggctcaGGTTGGAGAGGGAACTCCTGGAACTGTGGTACGCTGTCCTCCACACTTCTTCCCTCGTTCCGGAGCTGCTCCCTGCTCTGCACCGACTGCTGGGCCTGCAGGCTGCACTCTGGCTGAGCACAGACCGCCTTGGGGATCTAACCCTGCTGCTCCAGACCCTGAATGGCAGCCAG GATCAGAGGAACCTTGGAACTCCAGGTCTGACCACAGGAAACTCCCTTCCCAGGAGTGAGGGACCCCAGAGTGGGTCCCATGAGGAACTACTGCTACTTCTAAAATCTTGGACCCCCCCGGTTGAGGAATCCAACGGCCCACTGATCCTGCAGGATGCCCGGAGCTTAAGGGATGCCGTGCTGACAGCGTTTGCCTACAGCCAAG GACTTCAGGAGCTGACTTCAGGGAGCTTGCCCCGGGCGCTGAGCAGCCTGCACGAAGCTGCTTCTGGTCTGTGTTCCCGGGCTCTCTTGGTCCAGGTGTACACGGCAGTGGGGACCTGTCTCCGAAAGATG GGACACCCTCAGAGCGCGCTGCTCTACTTGATCACAGCTTTGAAAGAGGGCTCGGCCTTGGGTCCTCCGCTCCTGGAGGCCTCCAGGTTGTATCGGCAGCtaggagacacagcagcagagctcgagagcctggaactcctggtAGAG GCCTTGAGTGTTGTACATACTTCTGAAGCCCTTCCGTTTCTCATTGAGGCAGAGTTACTACTTCCACCACCTGACCCAGCCTCGCCCCTTTACTGTGGCACGCAGGGGCAAGCCAAGCACCTGCTAGCAAGCCGATGCCTGCAGACTGGGAG GGTAGACGATGCAGCAGAACACTACTTGGACTTGCTGGCCTTGTTGCTGGATGGCTTGGAGTTGAGG TTCTCTCCACCCCCTTGTCCCCCAGGGCCCTGCGTGCCCGAGCTATTCCTGGAGGCGGCAGCAGCGCTGATCCAGGCAGGCCGAGCCCAGGATGCCTTGACAGTCTGCGAGGAGCTGCTCAGACGCACATCTTCTCTGCGTCCCAAGATGCCTCGGCTGTCTGAAAATGTCAGAAAAGGAACCAAGGGACAGCCATACTGTCCactctgggtctctgccacctacctGCTTGAGGGCCAAGCTTGGGCAAAACTGGAGGCCTCAAAAGAAGCAATTAGTGACTTTAGCCG GTGCCTTGAGCTGCTCTTCTGGGCTGTGCCTGAGGGTAAAGGACAAG CTTCCAGCTGTGAGCAGGGGTGTATGTCAGATGTGACACTACAGCAGCTTCGGATGGCTGCCCTGATCAGTCGGGGATTGGAATGGATAGCCAGTGGCCAGGATGCCAAAGCCCTACAGGACTTTCTCCTCGGTGTACAGATGTGCCCAG GTCATCCAGACGCTTCCTTTCACTTGCTTCGGACGCTGTGGAGGATGGACCGGAGGGATGAAGCCACTGCCTTCTGGCGGCAGCTGGAGGCCCAGCCAGAGTTGCCCCAGGAAGATGCGAGCCA gtctctcccactgtACCTAGAAATCTGTTTGAGCTGGATCCGTCCCCCTGACCGGAAAACCTTCCTGGAAAAGTTTCAGATGTCGTCTCTGGAATCTTGTGACCTGTAG
- the FANCG gene encoding Fanconi anemia group G protein isoform X1, protein MAAPASPCGSPASDAESPSTGLDSSEPRTNCLDLWKEKNNRLVRQVKVAQGSGPSLRRLRLAQDTVEGFRELLHSLQGLPATVLVLRLELTVICNFLILKVSLAKSFSQDQAQDIQQGLERVLETQEQPGLRLERELLELWYAVLHTSSLVPELLPALHRLLGLQAALWLSTDRLGDLTLLLQTLNGSQDQRNLGTPGLTTGNSLPRSEGPQSGSHEELLLLLKSWTPPVEESNGPLILQDARSLRDAVLTAFAYSQGLQELTSGSLPRALSSLHEAASGLCSRALLVQVYTAVGTCLRKMGHPQSALLYLITALKEGSALGPPLLEASRLYRQLGDTAAELESLELLVEALSVVHTSEALPFLIEAELLLPPPDPASPLYCGTQGQAKHLLASRCLQTGRVDDAAEHYLDLLALLLDGLELRFSPPPCPPGPCVPELFLEAAAALIQAGRAQDALTVCEELLRRTSSLRPKMPRLSENVRKGTKGQPYCPLWVSATYLLEGQAWAKLEASKEAISDFSRCLELLFWAVPEGKGQGTASSCEQGCMSDVTLQQLRMAALISRGLEWIASGQDAKALQDFLLGVQMCPGHPDASFHLLRTLWRMDRRDEATAFWRQLEAQPELPQEDASQSLPLYLEICLSWIRPPDRKTFLEKFQMSSLESCDL, encoded by the exons ATGGCCGCGCCTGCCTCTCCTTGCGGGAGTCCAGCCTCGGACGCCGAGTCTCCGTCGACCGGTCTGGACTCCTCAGAGCCGCGCACCAACTGTCTGGATCTATGGAAGGAAAAGAACAACCGACTGGTTCGGCAGGTCAAG GTGGCTCAGGGCTCTGGGCCGTCTCTGAGGCGGCTGCGGTTGGCTCAGGACACAGTGGAAGGATTCCGAGAGCTCCTCCACAGCCTGCAAG GACTCCCAGCGACTGTCCTTGTTCTCCGCCTGGAGCTGACTGTCATCTGCAATTTCCTCATCCTGAAGGTGAGCCTGGCCAAGAGTTTCTCCCAAGACCAGGCCCAGGATATCCAGCAGGGCCTAGAGAGAG TGCTGGAGACAcaggagcagcctgggctcaGGTTGGAGAGGGAACTCCTGGAACTGTGGTACGCTGTCCTCCACACTTCTTCCCTCGTTCCGGAGCTGCTCCCTGCTCTGCACCGACTGCTGGGCCTGCAGGCTGCACTCTGGCTGAGCACAGACCGCCTTGGGGATCTAACCCTGCTGCTCCAGACCCTGAATGGCAGCCAG GATCAGAGGAACCTTGGAACTCCAGGTCTGACCACAGGAAACTCCCTTCCCAGGAGTGAGGGACCCCAGAGTGGGTCCCATGAGGAACTACTGCTACTTCTAAAATCTTGGACCCCCCCGGTTGAGGAATCCAACGGCCCACTGATCCTGCAGGATGCCCGGAGCTTAAGGGATGCCGTGCTGACAGCGTTTGCCTACAGCCAAG GACTTCAGGAGCTGACTTCAGGGAGCTTGCCCCGGGCGCTGAGCAGCCTGCACGAAGCTGCTTCTGGTCTGTGTTCCCGGGCTCTCTTGGTCCAGGTGTACACGGCAGTGGGGACCTGTCTCCGAAAGATG GGACACCCTCAGAGCGCGCTGCTCTACTTGATCACAGCTTTGAAAGAGGGCTCGGCCTTGGGTCCTCCGCTCCTGGAGGCCTCCAGGTTGTATCGGCAGCtaggagacacagcagcagagctcgagagcctggaactcctggtAGAG GCCTTGAGTGTTGTACATACTTCTGAAGCCCTTCCGTTTCTCATTGAGGCAGAGTTACTACTTCCACCACCTGACCCAGCCTCGCCCCTTTACTGTGGCACGCAGGGGCAAGCCAAGCACCTGCTAGCAAGCCGATGCCTGCAGACTGGGAG GGTAGACGATGCAGCAGAACACTACTTGGACTTGCTGGCCTTGTTGCTGGATGGCTTGGAGTTGAGG TTCTCTCCACCCCCTTGTCCCCCAGGGCCCTGCGTGCCCGAGCTATTCCTGGAGGCGGCAGCAGCGCTGATCCAGGCAGGCCGAGCCCAGGATGCCTTGACAGTCTGCGAGGAGCTGCTCAGACGCACATCTTCTCTGCGTCCCAAGATGCCTCGGCTGTCTGAAAATGTCAGAAAAGGAACCAAGGGACAGCCATACTGTCCactctgggtctctgccacctacctGCTTGAGGGCCAAGCTTGGGCAAAACTGGAGGCCTCAAAAGAAGCAATTAGTGACTTTAGCCG GTGCCTTGAGCTGCTCTTCTGGGCTGTGCCTGAGGGTAAAGGACAAG GGACAGCTTCCAGCTGTGAGCAGGGGTGTATGTCAGATGTGACACTACAGCAGCTTCGGATGGCTGCCCTGATCAGTCGGGGATTGGAATGGATAGCCAGTGGCCAGGATGCCAAAGCCCTACAGGACTTTCTCCTCGGTGTACAGATGTGCCCAG GTCATCCAGACGCTTCCTTTCACTTGCTTCGGACGCTGTGGAGGATGGACCGGAGGGATGAAGCCACTGCCTTCTGGCGGCAGCTGGAGGCCCAGCCAGAGTTGCCCCAGGAAGATGCGAGCCA gtctctcccactgtACCTAGAAATCTGTTTGAGCTGGATCCGTCCCCCTGACCGGAAAACCTTCCTGGAAAAGTTTCAGATGTCGTCTCTGGAATCTTGTGACCTGTAG